Part of the Vicia villosa cultivar HV-30 ecotype Madison, WI unplaced genomic scaffold, Vvil1.0 ctg.000113F_1_1, whole genome shotgun sequence genome is shown below.
CGTTTGATAACTTTAGTGTTATGGCGTAAGGCTATCTGTTGTTTCAGTTTCGCTTCTCGGAGGGAGGATCCTGTTCGgatttcctcgaccatgtcgagctcttctctcatagcttcgtcattgagttcctcctcgagaggtgactcagtccgacgagatggttctcggatctccacggggatcacggcttcggtgccataGGTTAACTTGAACGGTGTTTCGCCTGTGGTCGAATGTGGGGTCGTCCTGTAcgcccagaggacgctgtgtagctcttcgacccaagcCTTTTTCGCCTCGCCTAACCTTCTCTTTAGTCCACGGAGAatgacccggttggcggcttcaGCTTGTCCGTTCGTTTGAGGATGTTCGACTGAAGTGAAGTGCTGTTTCGTCCCGAGTTTGGTTACGAACTCCTGGAATTTTTtgtccgtgaactgggtgccgttatCGGTTATGATCGCCTGTggcaccccgaaccgagcgagtatgttccgcTTATAAAAGCGGAGTACGTTTTGGGACGTGATTTTGGCGAGCgcttcagcttctatccatttcgtgaagtaatctacagcgaccactaggtatttattttggtaggacccgaccgggaaaggtccgaggaggtccattccccatgtggagaaaggccaaggcgaggagagagatttgagctcgttCGGGGGCGCCAGGTGCATGTCGGTGTGTCGCTGACATTTATCGCACTTCTGGACGTATTCTTTGGCatcttgctgcatggtcggccaatagtagccggctctgagggctttcctcgtcAGTGATCGTCCGCCGAGGTGTTGGCCGTTGATTccttcgtgaagctcttggaGTACCTCAAGTGCTTGCGAAgcgtcgatgcatttaaggagagggatggagaagcctcgtcggtatagtTTGTTTTCGATGATAGTGTACGAACAGGCTCGTCTTTTAATCGCTGAAGCTTCCTTTGCCTCAGCGGGAAGTTCGTCTTTCGTGAGGAAGTTATAtactggggtcatccagcaatggtcgtccccgatagcgaaTATTTGTAGAGCCCGCGCGTTTTCGCCTATGCTTGGCCTGGGTAGGATTTCCTGGATGACCGACTTGTTTCctcctttctttcttgtgctcgcaagtttggacaatatgtcggcgcgcgagttgtgttctcgggggatatgctcgacttctgctttggtgaattttttcatcttatcctTGACGAGCGTGAGGTACTCGGCGAGTatgtcgtttttggcttggtaatcgccgctgatgtgggatgcgacgagttgggagtctGTGTAGATCTTGACCTCTTGTGCGCCCACATCCTCGGCAAGTCTCAGGCCTGcaaggagggcttcgtactcgtcctggttgttcgacgtgttgaaAGACAGGACTAAAGATACTTCGATGATGAGTCCTTCGTCGTTTTCTAAGATAATTCCTGCCCCGCTTCCCGATAATGCAATTGTACAGGGTTTTacagtcgatcaccaagaatctggttttgacttgcctggaggcttccccttctccgaaggtgacaatcagctcgacgtaaccccatggTTTGGTAGTAGCTCCGTTGAAACCTTGGAGGTccgaacccacatagggagtgaaGTGTGAGTAGTCCAGCTGGAGTGTCTGGAAGAGGTGggaatacatgatgtcgaccgagctgccttcgtcgACCAGGACCCGTCGGACGTCGAAATTCGCCATTCTAGCTCGGACGAGCAGGGGAattgtggcgtttggagctccgccgggcagttcttccaGGTAGAAAGTGATTGGTTCTGACTTTCCCTGGAACTTCCGCAGCGTAGGGCCGAGGTCCGCGTTGGCGCTGAGCAactcatcgaactttctcttgactgaactgatggtgagggagcctggatccccgccgttggagacgaccatggTGAATGGGAAATTTTCCCATTTGCTGAGTGCGGTAAGGATCCCGGCTGATGGCATGAAATCCTCTGGGCGAGTGACGGACAGTGCTACTTGTAGGGGCCTGTCATCCGGCGAATTCCCTTCGTCAGAGTTTCTGTGGTCGTTCCTTcgggaaggttcccctttctTGGTGTATCTCGAAAGGCGACCCtccttgatcagtgtttcaatggcatctttgagatggaTGCATTCCTCGGTCAGATGGTCGTGACTTTTATGGTATTTGCAGTACTTTGATTTGTCGGTTCCCGGCCTTGCGGGGTtcgacttcgggggcctgatgtttgATTTCTTGAAGTCGGTGTTTTGGCATTCGGCCAGGATCCTCTCCCGCGAGGTGTTCAGAGGGGTGTAGTCGTTGAAGCGACCAGATGGTCCTCGGCGCTCTTTGATGTCGAGAGATCTGTCGTCTTTCCTTTTTTCATGCCCTCGCTTCGAGCTTGGGTGCTCATAGTTTGAACTGCGAGCGGCGTCACTGCCTCGCGAGGCTTTGATGGCAGCAGCCTCTCCTTCCTCGAACGCGATGAAAGCTTGAGCTTTAcgaaggagggcgttcatggagtggaccttctcaatcttgatggccttcttaaagtcactgccggggagaagtcctcgttctaagaggtatctcttcatgtagtcttctgtttgtacttggacggcctccttgttgaacctatcgaggtaatcccgaagaggttcgttgggcccttgtatcacggcctcgagattggcctctgatttcggttgtcgtcgggaggctgtgaaatggctcaagaagagttccttgaggtcggtccaggaatggatggagttgGGACGGAGGTTTCTATACCAAGTCAttgctcccttcctgagggtggtcgggaagatGCGGCACTTGATAGAGCCCTTGATATTCAAGTCATTGCTCAATTTGAATTATGCTTTCATTTTTCACACGCCGTCCAaactttacttttttttttttattcattacaATATATTAGATACAGGAATTAGGTACAATTAGATATAAGTTAGTGATGCGTTACTCTAATTAGTTAGTTGGTATTAGACTTTTTAACTAAGCATGTTGAGGTTACTAGTGAAACCTCAAATATCAAATCATTATTCCATTACTTTTGTCTCTTTGATAGGGATGTTTATATCGATACAATGTTGTTTCAAAATCAAATGCAtgtgtggttttttttttttttttgaaaaggctAAGAAATATATTAATAGGATACACAGCATAAGTTATGCCATGATAAGTTATGCCATGATGCTGGTACAAGATTACATTTATATATAGTGCTAACAGAAGCCAAACATTAAACTTCTAAGACCACCATTACAAGTATAATTAGACCACAAAAATTAAACACGCAGCAGCAAGACACACACCGATCTACATCCAGAGGTAAAGTGTGTGAAGGGTAGGAGATTGAGATAAATGAGAAGGTGAAGTTTTTAGAGAAACATATGTTTGGAAGAAGAAAGGTGGCTTGGGAAATTGAACAAAAGTAAGCAATAGGTAAATGATTGAATCACGTAAACTACTTTTCTTGCTTTTATTTTTCAGGTTTTGGAACAGCTGAGTGTGAATGATAGGAGAGCTTGGGTAATTATATTATGTAGTTTATGGCTTAGTCGCAACATCTGCAACACCTTTGAAAAAATTATCCCTGTTTGGGTTAGTGTCATTGAAAtttatgattatatttaatttatttattttttctatttactATTTATGTgcatgtttggtttggtttttggaAAAGTCAAAAGTAATTTTAGAAGTGTAAATTGATTCGGGGTGATTTTAAGATATTTGGTTAGACAAAAGTAAAATTGATTTCGTCTCTAGAATTGATtttacttgaagctagaatttgtagcttttgcCTCCAGAATTGACTCTGGATGATTTTTACGctgtaatttattattcaattcacttttacataaatgtattcaaACATATATCAATTATGCGAAACTCAATTCTGATAAAGTCAAGGGTTAATACTCATTTACCCttgccatataggcgagttttgatttaccccTTTAAAAAGAAAGTTTTGGATTATCCCCTATAATTATAAAGTTATAAGTCTTTTTCCCCTTAAGAGGAAAAATTACCCccttgaaaatatatttttttgatttaccccctgaTTTTTACACACTTAGGGGGTACCCAAAAATTACAGGGGtaatccaaaacttttttttttaagggggtaaatcaaaactcgcATATATGACAggggtaaatgactattaaccctaaaatcaATTCTATCAAACTCAATTCTGCTAGAAAAATTTCTGTCTActgccaatccaaacacacccatGTCTGATACCCATATGACAGTTATACAACACATGTCCAATAACTAAGAcaagttttctttaaaaaaaattgtgtttttcctTTCCTCAACACACTTTATACATTTTCTAGACAAATCTCACACACGAGTAAAATGGTTAAACATTTATCGAAACAATATTAATTAAAGACATTAATtttgattagaatatttttaattcttttgatatTAGATGAATAAGTAAAACTCAAATACTATGTCATATATAGCAATGTCGGTGTCCTAGATTTTTGATATATTGATATCGGAGTGTCCGTGTTCGTGTCATAAAACAGTATTTCTGTCGTAGTCTGTGCTTAATAGATCTCTAGAAGGTATTGAATAATGTTTGGGTAATGATGTTATGGAGCTTATGACTTAATTGCAACCACAAGTTATGGAACCACAATATTTAATTGTTAGCATTTATATTAGATTTTGATGTACATTTTCTGACCTCCAGGCATTTATCATTACAAGTCTTGATACCACTTAGTCAAAAAAGAGTCTTGGCAGTTGGTCCTATAGAAAATTGGAAAGAAAAGTATTTAAGAAGCCGCCACCTGCCCCAGTCAATAGTGGCCATATGACCTGGTCATGTTcctgattttttttccaattctCCATTCTTTAATTACTTTCCATAAAAGCCTGTATAGTAGCAACATACAATATCACTAAACAACAATCATAACATCACACTTGCAAGAGTAGAGTAATGAAACATATCATCATGCCAATTCATCTTCAATTCTTGATATCAGTTTTGCTGTTCCTCTCTGTGCCAGTTCTATCCCAACTTGACCACCTCATGTTTGCAGGATTCAAGGATGTTGATCCCAACAATCTAACCTTGAATGGAATTGCAGAGATAGAGAAAAACGGCATCATAAAGTTAACAAATGAAACAAGCAAATTATTGGGCCATGCTTTCTACTCTCAACCTATTCAGATAAAGAATTCAACAACTGGTAAAGCTTTCTCCTTTTCTTCATGTTTTGCTATTGCTATTGTTCCTGAGTATCCTAGACTTGGCGGTCACGGCATGGCTTTCACAATAGCACCTAGAAAAGATCTCAAGGCTTTACCTATTCAGTATCTTGGTCTTCTCAATTCAAATGATGTTGGTAATTTCTCTAACCATCTTTTTGCTGTTGAGTTTGACACTGTTCAAGACTTTGAGTTTGGTGATATCAATGATAACCATATTGGAATAGACATCAATAGTTTGCAGTCAAATGCATCTGTTAATGCAAGCTATTACACTGATGATTCAACTTTACAGAATCTTAATCTCAAAAGTGGGAAACCGTTTCTTGTTTGGGTTGATTACGATTCTTCATCGGATCTTATTAGTGTTACACTTTCTCCAACTTCAACCAAACCGAAAAAACCATCCTTGTCTTTTACTATGGATCTATCACCTATTTTTCATGATACTATGTATCTTGGTTTCTCTGCTTCAACTGGTTTACTTTCTAGCTCTCATTATGTTTTGGGTTGGAGTTTCAAAATCAATGGACCAGCACCTTTTCTTGATTTGTCTTCACTACCGCAACTTCCACAGCCAAAGTCGAAACAAACTTCTTTGATAACCGGTGTTTCAGTCACAGCTTGTGTTATTGTATTATGTTCTATAGCAGTTTCTATTTACCTTTTCAGAAAAATCATGAACGCTGATGTAATCGAAGCGTGGGAGCTTGAAATTGGACCACATAGATACTCCTATCAAGAGCTTAAGAAGGCTACAAAAGGCTTCAAGGAGAAAGAGCTACTCGGGCAAGGCGGTTTCGGAAGAGTTTATAAAGGGACATTACCGAAATCAAAAGTCCATGTAGCTGTCAAGAGAGTTTCACATGAATCAAAACAAGGGCTGAGGGAATTCGTATCGGAAATCGCAAGCATAGGCCGGCTTCGCCATAGAAATTTAGTTCCGTTACTCGGATGGTGTCGTCGTAGAGGCGACCTTTTACTTGTATACGATTTCATGGCGAATGGAAGCTTAGATAAATATTTGTTTGAAGATTCGGAAAATGTGCTAAGTTGGGAACAAAGGTTTAAGATAATAAAAGGGGTTGCTTCGGGCCTTTTGTTTCTACATGAAGGGTATGAGCAAGTGGTAATACATAGAGATGTTAAAGCTAGCAATGTGCTGTTAGATTTTGAATTCAATGGAAGATTAGGTGATTTTGGATTGGCCAGGTTGTATGAACATGGTGCTAATCCAGGAACCACAAGAGTGGTAGGAACATTAGGCTATTTGGCACCAGAGTTGCCTAGAACAGGAAAGGCTTCAACAAGCTCTGATGTATTTGCATTTGGCGCGCTTCTGCTCGAGGTTGCTTGCGGAAGAAGGCCCATTGAGCCTAAGGCATTACCAGAAGAGTTAGTGTTGGTGGATTGGGTTTGGGATAGGTTCAAAGAAGGAAGAGTACTTGAAGTAGTGGATCCTAAAATGGATGGTGATTTTGTTGAAAGTGAGGTAATGATGGTGTTGAAATTGGGATTGATGTGTTCAAATGATGTTCCTACTATAAGGCCTAACATGAGACAAGTAGTTAGGATTTTGGATGGAGAAGTTGAGTTACCAAATGAAATGAGAAAGCCAAGAGGTGTTGAACCACAAGAAGGATTTGATGAATTCTTGcttgctcttggaacttcttcTTCATATGAAAAGACAAATTCAAACTCCTAGGTTGTATATAAAGACAAGAGTACTATCTCTTATGCTAATTCACCCAATAACTTGGTAATGTAAATACCCGTGAATGATCCGAGACTGTGCGGTGTTGGTTACCACTTACCCCTCTCTCACTCTCATACATTTATGTAAATTTGTAATCTATTTGTAATGCTAAATTCTTCCTGTCCTTATAATTGTTCAATATCTATGCCTTCtgagatttaaattaatttaagttaaAACTCACATAGCTTAAAGGAAAACTCATTTTACATCATAAAGCTACTTCTATTAATTTGTTCAGAAGTGAATCTAGAGCCAACAATGTAGATCGAAACCTTGTGCCTAATTTTGTCGACAATAAGAACAATGATAAATGCATAAGAAGAACAGTAGTGAAATCATTCGAAAAAAGTACCTAAATTTACCAACAGCATCACATTATCAGCATTTTGCAATTCATTAAAACATATACTAATTCAATCTAAAAACAAGTTTTGTAATCAAACATTTCTTGTTCCACTGCATTTGATTCCTAAACATATCTAAACCAAAAATTAAGAAAAACCAATTACCAAAGTCTCTACTTCATGATCTTGAAGTACTTGTATTTGTCTTGTTCTTATGCATTTCATCGTTCTCCTTCAACCTATTCATCTCGGTCTCATATTCTTCAAGCTCTCTGAACAATGAACCCAAGTGCATGGTTGAGAAATTTCTTGACTTCACAATAGTTCTAACCTTCCGCTGCCACTTCCTACTCaaacatctcaaaactttgttgaCCAAATCTTCATTCGAAATTTCTTTTCCCAACGAAGCAAGATGATGAACAACATCATAAAACCGCATTTCCATATCGCGTATCTTCTCACCATGCTTCATCCGAAATCTCTCATATTCACCGGTTAGACGGTCAATCTTAGCCCTTTTGACTTCACCGGTCCCCTCATAGACATTTCGCAAAGTGTTCCACATTTCTTGAGCAGTCTTGCAGTTATGGTACATAACAAAAGAAAGCACATCATTACTTATGGCACAAATTATCCAGTTTTGTGCCCTCGAATCATGATGAACCTTTTTCTCCTCCTCATCCGTCCATAGCTCTTTCGGCTTTTCGATAGTCAAGCCGTTAACCGTAGAGTGGGCACAAAGGGACCCTCTTCTATGGCAAGCAAGGCATCAAAATCAAAAGCCCCAACGTAGGCTTTCATTCTATTTTTCCAATAATGATATTTTTCACCGTTGAAAAAAGGGGGTCGTTGTCCATAatcatcatcagaatcagaagagatgtttgaggccattacaaaccctaaaattaGAGACGAGGAGGTTAACAATAAAGTTACAAATAACGGTGCAAAATGTTACAtgagttatattttcataaaaggaAGCGGAAACGATACCTGTTGGAAGAATATGGAAGAATGTGAAGATGGCGCACAGAGAATACGTAAGTAAGGAAGTAACTCACATCATCACATGGGAATCTTTATAATGTTTGGATTtggaattcaaaattttaaaacattttaaaatttgaaaaa
Proteins encoded:
- the LOC131624287 gene encoding L-type lectin-domain containing receptor kinase S.4-like, with the translated sequence MKHIIMPIHLQFLISVLLFLSVPVLSQLDHLMFAGFKDVDPNNLTLNGIAEIEKNGIIKLTNETSKLLGHAFYSQPIQIKNSTTGKAFSFSSCFAIAIVPEYPRLGGHGMAFTIAPRKDLKALPIQYLGLLNSNDVGNFSNHLFAVEFDTVQDFEFGDINDNHIGIDINSLQSNASVNASYYTDDSTLQNLNLKSGKPFLVWVDYDSSSDLISVTLSPTSTKPKKPSLSFTMDLSPIFHDTMYLGFSASTGLLSSSHYVLGWSFKINGPAPFLDLSSLPQLPQPKSKQTSLITGVSVTACVIVLCSIAVSIYLFRKIMNADVIEAWELEIGPHRYSYQELKKATKGFKEKELLGQGGFGRVYKGTLPKSKVHVAVKRVSHESKQGLREFVSEIASIGRLRHRNLVPLLGWCRRRGDLLLVYDFMANGSLDKYLFEDSENVLSWEQRFKIIKGVASGLLFLHEGYEQVVIHRDVKASNVLLDFEFNGRLGDFGLARLYEHGANPGTTRVVGTLGYLAPELPRTGKASTSSDVFAFGALLLEVACGRRPIEPKALPEELVLVDWVWDRFKEGRVLEVVDPKMDGDFVESEVMMVLKLGLMCSNDVPTIRPNMRQVVRILDGEVELPNEMRKPRGVEPQEGFDEFLLALGTSSSYEKTNSNS